The nucleotide window TCACTTATATTTTCGAACGTCCTATTTTTCTGATTATTTTAGTCATTCTGATTTCCTCGCCTCTATTGTGGTGGCTTTCACAAAGTATCGGCGGTCCGATACGCAATTTACAGCAAGCCGCAAATGCCGTTGCAATGGGACATTTAACCATCGATAAAAACTTAGAGAAGAAAGGACTACTGGAATTACGTCAAGTTGGACAAAGTTTTAATCGAATGACACAATCATTGGAAGACGTTTTAAATAACCAGCGCACATTACTTTCCTCGATATCACATGAATTACGAACACCATTAACGCGCTTACAGCTTGCAACTGCTTTATTGAGAAGACGATTAGGCGAAAATGAAAATATCCAGCGCATTGATACGGAAGCCCAACGCTTAGATAAAATGATCAATGACTTATTACAATTATCAAGACAACAACTCAATAGCCATTTAGGTAGAGAAATTTTTGAAATCGCTGCTTTATGGGAAGGCATACTAGAAGATGCGGAGTTTGAAGCCGAACAGAAAAAGATTCTGTTTCTTAGCAATCTCTATATTTTCCATTCGGAGAATTATCGCATCAACGGCAATCTCGAACTCCTTCAAAGTGCGGTCGAAAATGTGATTAGAAATGCCTTAAAGTACACTTCTTCCAAGATCGTGATTCATTTCTATATTGAAAACCACGAATTAGTGATTCTCACAGAAGATGATGGTGCCGGATTACCCGCAGAAGAATACGAGAAAATTTTCAAACCCTTTTATCGAGTAGATGAAGCAAGAACACGAACCACCGGCGGAACCGGTTTAGGGTTATCCATTGTTGCACATACCATTAAAAGTCATCATGGACGTGTTTGGGCAAATCGAAGTCGGTTAGGTGGACTGGCCGTCACCTTAAGTATTCCTCTTTGGCTCGGCGAAGTAAATTCTGCTACGACAAATAACAAAACCCAATCTGATGCTTAATTGACAACGGGCATCAGATTGGGTTAAGTATCTTCAGGATAAATCAATTTAGACGAAACAAGACGGCTTATTGAAATGATGAAGTCAATGCTTTTAAGTAAGATTTAAACTCATCACCCAGTTTATTGTGATGTAAGCCATATTCTACGAAGGCTTTCATATACCCAATTTTATCGCCGCAATCATAGGAAATGCCGGTCATATGGAACGCTTCCACCGTTTCTTTTTCAATTAACATATCAATCGCATCGGTTAATTGAATTTCATCACCAACGCCAACCGGCGTTTTTTCCAGTAAATCCCAAATTGCTGCAGAGAAAACATAACGCCCCACGACCGCTAAGTTAGATGGCGCATCATCAACACTCGGTTTTTCCACAATGCTATTAATTTTTGCACTTTCACCCGGTGGAATTTCAACGCCGCCACAGTCAGCAATACCGTAGCTACTTACAGCCTCCAGTGCAACAGGGCTGACCATAATTTGACTGGCTTTGGTTTGATTAAAGCGTTTTAACATGGCCGCGAGGTTTTCTTTTTTCTGATTAGCTGAAAATTCCGCCAATAACACATCAGGCAAGATCACCGCAAAAGACTCATCTCCGACTAACGGACGACCACATAATACCGCATGCCCCAAGCCTTTTGCATTCCCTTGGCGAACATGCATAATGGTGACATCTTTTGGCACAATAGAACGGACTTCTTCCAAGAGCTGGCGTTTTACCCGTTTTTCTAACATCGTTTCCAACTCGAAAGAGGTATCAAAATGGTTTTCGATAGCATTTTTAGAAGAGTGAGTAACCAATACAATTTCTTTAATACCTGCAGCAACACATTCATTAACAACATACTGAATAAGTGGTTTATCCACCAGCGTTAACATTTCCTTTGGAATTGCCTTTGTTGCAGGCAACATACGTGTGCCTAAGCCGGCCACAGGAATAATTGCTTTCATATTTATTTTCCTTAATATAAAAAGACCGCACCTTTCCACTTCAAAAAAGTGCGGTAAGTTTTTTATGAATTTCTACTGGCGAAATAAAGCGTATCTTTCGTTTGCAAGTTGAGTGTTAATTTACCTTATGAAAGGAATACATCCACACTACGATTAACGCATGACGATTAAGTCCGATATCATTGTCGGATTGTTGTTTATAGTCAGTTTAATACCGCCATTGTTTTTCAAAATGATGTAGCAAAATAGACGTCCTCTGTCCCCGTTTCACCAAAATCAATTACATTAACACCGGAATTCAATAATCCATTTGTTACCGTATTTTTTAGTTCTTCACTCGTTAAACGAACATCACCGG belongs to Aggregatibacter sp. 2125159857 and includes:
- the galU gene encoding UTP--glucose-1-phosphate uridylyltransferase GalU, translating into MKAIIPVAGLGTRMLPATKAIPKEMLTLVDKPLIQYVVNECVAAGIKEIVLVTHSSKNAIENHFDTSFELETMLEKRVKRQLLEEVRSIVPKDVTIMHVRQGNAKGLGHAVLCGRPLVGDESFAVILPDVLLAEFSANQKKENLAAMLKRFNQTKASQIMVSPVALEAVSSYGIADCGGVEIPPGESAKINSIVEKPSVDDAPSNLAVVGRYVFSAAIWDLLEKTPVGVGDEIQLTDAIDMLIEKETVEAFHMTGISYDCGDKIGYMKAFVEYGLHHNKLGDEFKSYLKALTSSFQ
- the cpxA gene encoding envelope stress sensor histidine kinase CpxA, with protein sequence MQKQKFTFNSLTIRIFLFFWLTLFILLLFIFLLPYFDAHVYSNLKENEIHRYENKIESAIQHDQFSKLLNGDIIFPAEFFSDHPILVSHSGQLLGMLPDEEKAIRQFMFNNPVQVKPLKRIYGNSQIVGPFPIKLGEQDATYQCFFINRISAQKEILTYIFERPIFLIILVILISSPLLWWLSQSIGGPIRNLQQAANAVAMGHLTIDKNLEKKGLLELRQVGQSFNRMTQSLEDVLNNQRTLLSSISHELRTPLTRLQLATALLRRRLGENENIQRIDTEAQRLDKMINDLLQLSRQQLNSHLGREIFEIAALWEGILEDAEFEAEQKKILFLSNLYIFHSENYRINGNLELLQSAVENVIRNALKYTSSKIVIHFYIENHELVILTEDDGAGLPAEEYEKIFKPFYRVDEARTRTTGGTGLGLSIVAHTIKSHHGRVWANRSRLGGLAVTLSIPLWLGEVNSATTNNKTQSDA